A window from Sulfurirhabdus autotrophica encodes these proteins:
- a CDS encoding tyrosine-type recombinase/integrase yields MPLTDIATRKAKPRASQYKLGAGNSLYLLVHPNGSKYWRMKYRFNGKEKTLSFGQYPEISLDKARELAADAKKSIKASIDPMAKSTHSTFESVANEWHDSKALPGTNAKATKWAPVTAGKIKAMLENHLYPHIGKRPIAEIDSDELLTTLQKIESDGKHETANRALQVCGQIFRYAVRKKKTSSDLSVLIRGDLIQTKEKNHAAIKDPKKLGELLRKLENYQGYSTKCALKLIAMLFVRPGELRHAEWAEFDLDASEWRIPDHKMKMKTMHLVPLSTQAVTIIRELQALTGDSNYLFPAISNNDKPMSENTLNNALRRLGYDTQADICAHGFRGTASTILHEQGWPHEAIERQLAHIEGNKVSKAYNHSQHLPKRKEMMQAWSDYLEGLAAGGEVVNIRAA; encoded by the coding sequence ATGCCACTTACTGATATTGCCACACGCAAAGCCAAGCCAAGAGCCTCTCAATACAAGCTAGGGGCTGGCAATAGCCTATATCTTCTAGTACATCCTAACGGTTCAAAATATTGGCGCATGAAGTACCGCTTCAACGGTAAAGAAAAAACCTTATCATTCGGCCAGTACCCAGAAATTTCCTTAGATAAAGCCAGAGAGTTGGCGGCGGATGCCAAGAAATCGATAAAGGCTAGTATTGACCCAATGGCAAAAAGTACGCACAGCACTTTTGAATCTGTAGCAAACGAATGGCACGATAGCAAAGCCCTGCCAGGTACAAACGCCAAAGCAACAAAATGGGCACCCGTTACCGCAGGCAAAATTAAAGCCATGCTTGAAAATCATTTATACCCCCATATTGGCAAAAGGCCGATTGCTGAAATTGATTCAGACGAATTACTAACAACACTCCAAAAGATAGAGTCAGATGGCAAGCATGAAACGGCTAATCGCGCATTGCAGGTATGCGGACAAATATTCCGTTATGCAGTACGCAAGAAAAAAACCAGTTCCGACCTCAGCGTATTGATTCGCGGCGACTTAATCCAGACTAAAGAAAAAAATCACGCTGCCATTAAAGACCCCAAGAAGTTAGGCGAATTACTCCGCAAGCTAGAGAATTACCAAGGATATTCCACAAAGTGCGCCTTAAAACTCATTGCCATGCTATTTGTGCGCCCCGGCGAGCTTCGCCATGCAGAATGGGCAGAGTTTGACCTTGATGCTAGCGAATGGCGCATTCCTGACCACAAGATGAAAATGAAAACCATGCACCTTGTACCCCTATCAACTCAAGCTGTAACGATTATCCGGGAGCTACAAGCTTTGACGGGTGACAGCAATTATCTTTTTCCTGCTATCAGCAACAACGATAAGCCTATGAGCGAAAATACCTTAAATAATGCCCTAAGACGCTTAGGCTATGACACGCAAGCGGATATATGTGCTCATGGTTTTAGGGGTACTGCCTCCACCATTCTTCACGAACAAGGCTGGCCACATGAAGCAATAGAGCGACAACTTGCTCATATTGAAGGCAACAAGGTGAGCAAAGCCTACAACCACTCGCAACACTTACCCAAGCGCAAAGAGATGATGCAAGCATGGTCAGACTATCTCGAAGGGTTGGCCGCTGGTGGCGAAGTAGTCAACATAAGAGCGGCTTGA
- a CDS encoding DUF2917 domain-containing protein, whose protein sequence is MLLSLRNMEIQLAEGKPLAFRGARNVYLECTEGMVWITAEGQPGDFLLVQGERLRIENNGLVLVQGLPSGAIRLISEAPWSILLANRFNRCFHLLAILPRLVQVKCHSNRPSKC, encoded by the coding sequence ATGCTACTGTCACTGAGAAACATGGAAATCCAACTTGCTGAAGGGAAACCGCTGGCTTTTCGAGGCGCGCGCAATGTATATCTCGAATGCACTGAAGGGATGGTGTGGATCACTGCCGAAGGTCAACCTGGCGACTTCCTGCTTGTCCAGGGTGAACGATTGCGCATCGAAAACAACGGTCTTGTACTTGTTCAAGGTTTACCCTCTGGCGCCATCAGACTCATCAGCGAGGCGCCATGGTCAATTCTCCTGGCAAATCGTTTCAATCGGTGTTTCCATCTTCTGGCGATACTGCCTCGACTTGTACAGGTAAAGTGCCATTCAAACAGACCGTCAAAATGCTGA
- a CDS encoding FmdB family zinc ribbon protein, protein MPTYDYLCTQCKLQFEARHAINASSPDCSVCGGTTEKVILSAPATHGNMARGRDLAMRSLQPKPGQEKHVHGPGCGCGHHQHS, encoded by the coding sequence ATGCCAACTTATGATTACCTGTGTACACAATGCAAGCTGCAATTCGAAGCACGTCATGCAATCAACGCGTCCAGCCCGGATTGCTCGGTATGTGGGGGCACGACTGAAAAAGTGATCCTCTCGGCCCCCGCGACGCATGGCAACATGGCGCGTGGCCGTGATCTGGCAATGCGCTCACTTCAGCCGAAACCGGGCCAGGAAAAACATGTACACGGACCTGGGTGCGGATGTGGGCATCACCAACATTCTTAA
- a CDS encoding DUF3892 domain-containing protein, with protein MADVQVTCILKSHPQSTHEHITHLGNPAANWIWTRESVISSIDAKTNTFYVLDVANSKRADIGVVRETGKAPYLRTYADGRWNNNLLSLNQCPLKQH; from the coding sequence ATGGCTGACGTACAAGTAACTTGCATTTTGAAGTCTCACCCGCAGAGCACACACGAACACATCACACATCTCGGCAACCCGGCCGCGAACTGGATATGGACTCGTGAATCGGTGATCAGCAGCATCGACGCCAAGACTAATACGTTCTACGTGTTGGATGTGGCCAACAGCAAGCGTGCCGACATCGGAGTTGTCCGCGAGACGGGGAAAGCTCCATATCTTCGCACCTATGCGGATGGCCGTTGGAACAACAACCTGTTGTCCCTGAATCAGTGTCCGTTGAAGCAACATTAA
- the panD gene encoding aspartate 1-decarboxylase, which produces MQRTMLKSKLHRVHVTHSELHYEGSCAIDETLLEAADIREYQQIDIYNVTNGERFTTYAIRAQRDSGIISVNGAAAHKANPDDILIITTYAVYNELELQKFHPQLVYVDEKNCIVNTRQEIPVQVA; this is translated from the coding sequence ATGCAAAGAACTATGCTGAAGTCCAAGCTGCATCGTGTACATGTGACGCATTCTGAATTGCATTACGAGGGATCGTGTGCGATCGACGAAACATTGCTGGAAGCTGCAGATATACGCGAATATCAGCAGATTGATATCTATAATGTGACGAATGGTGAACGCTTCACCACGTATGCCATTCGTGCTCAGCGGGACTCAGGTATCATTTCAGTCAATGGTGCTGCTGCGCATAAGGCGAATCCAGATGATATTCTGATTATTACTACCTATGCGGTATACAATGAATTGGAGCTGCAAAAATTTCATCCGCAGCTTGTTTACGTGGATGAAAAAAACTGTATTGTGAACACGCGCCAGGAGATTCCTGTACAGGTTGCCTGA
- a CDS encoding sigma 54-interacting transcriptional regulator, translating to MPDKLFSHLSPILFLQTFVAQSIEVSAKMGGGKGNDRLNYIEQLGLTASGCFETAYRQKLAQDGPLDHDKYADMIVEIKNKIGGNFSRASSEPGMVRVVNTRCPFGEAVMQAPELCKMTSSVFGGIAARNFGYAKVILDKRIAMGDGVCEARIYTDLKKAASFEGDEYHREQGVIRGRATTVKAHITRELRQGKTWCGVSEPEDADKPPIVAKSLAMLHALEIVKVVAPTSATVLITGETGVGKEVIARRIHAVSERRNRNFVAVNCGAIPENLVETTLFGHERGAFTGAYEVHHGLFEQAEGGSLFLDEIDSLPLAAQARLLRVLQGSEFERVGGKQRLSTNVRVIAAASMRLDKFIAEGTFRTDLYYRINVVPILLPPLRERHEDLLPLVNHILAQLSAKYNKVINALSETAMAQVMQYDWPGNVRELENVLERSFLFSVGPMMSELLLPQTSVGTPASAGQPLDLSLKEVKQRAGEQVEALILKEALTRFRGNVSEVAKSLGLTPRAIHQKINLHSIDPNNYRSRVKLKVAHLDKGK from the coding sequence ATGCCCGATAAGCTTTTTTCCCATCTTAGTCCCATCCTGTTTTTGCAAACCTTTGTTGCCCAGAGCATTGAGGTCAGCGCAAAGATGGGGGGCGGCAAAGGTAATGATCGCCTCAATTACATCGAGCAGCTTGGTCTCACCGCGAGTGGTTGCTTTGAGACCGCATATCGCCAAAAGTTGGCGCAAGACGGACCCTTGGATCATGACAAGTACGCGGACATGATTGTTGAGATCAAGAATAAGATCGGCGGAAATTTTTCCCGTGCATCAAGCGAACCGGGCATGGTGCGAGTGGTCAACACGCGCTGCCCCTTTGGGGAAGCTGTCATGCAGGCCCCAGAGCTTTGCAAAATGACGTCCAGTGTCTTCGGCGGGATTGCAGCACGTAATTTCGGCTACGCAAAGGTGATTCTGGACAAACGCATTGCGATGGGAGACGGGGTGTGCGAGGCACGCATTTATACCGATCTCAAGAAAGCTGCCTCCTTTGAGGGAGACGAATATCACCGGGAACAGGGAGTCATCCGCGGTCGGGCGACTACAGTCAAAGCTCACATCACTAGAGAGCTGCGGCAGGGGAAAACTTGGTGCGGTGTTAGCGAGCCAGAGGATGCTGATAAACCTCCCATCGTGGCGAAATCCCTGGCCATGCTCCATGCTCTGGAGATAGTAAAGGTAGTAGCACCAACTTCAGCGACCGTGCTGATTACTGGTGAGACCGGCGTGGGCAAGGAGGTCATTGCCCGGCGCATCCACGCCGTGAGTGAACGCAGGAACAGGAATTTTGTCGCGGTGAACTGCGGCGCAATACCAGAAAATTTAGTCGAGACTACACTATTCGGACATGAACGTGGTGCATTTACCGGTGCCTACGAAGTCCACCACGGCCTGTTTGAGCAGGCAGAGGGCGGAAGTCTGTTTCTTGACGAGATCGATTCGTTGCCTCTCGCCGCCCAAGCGCGCCTTTTGCGGGTGCTTCAGGGTAGTGAGTTCGAGCGAGTGGGTGGGAAACAGCGCCTTTCGACGAATGTTCGGGTGATCGCCGCGGCCAGTATGCGGCTAGACAAGTTCATTGCCGAAGGAACTTTCCGGACGGATCTCTACTACCGAATAAACGTGGTACCCATCCTTCTCCCACCACTACGCGAACGTCACGAGGATCTTTTGCCCCTCGTTAATCACATCCTTGCGCAACTCTCCGCGAAGTACAACAAAGTTATTAATGCATTAAGCGAGACTGCGATGGCGCAGGTGATGCAGTACGATTGGCCCGGAAACGTACGTGAACTGGAGAACGTACTGGAGCGCTCGTTCCTGTTCTCAGTCGGCCCTATGATGTCCGAGCTGCTGCTTCCCCAAACCAGTGTCGGTACGCCAGCAAGCGCCGGACAACCCCTTGACTTGTCCCTCAAGGAGGTGAAACAGCGGGCGGGTGAACAAGTGGAGGCGCTAATCCTCAAGGAGGCGCTTACCCGTTTCCGCGGCAATGTCAGCGAGGTAGCGAAGTCTTTGGGGCTTACGCCGCGGGCGATCCATCAGAAGATCAATTTGCACAGCATAGATCCCAACAATTATCGCTCCCGGGTAAAGCTCAAAGTCGCGCATCTGGATAAAGGGAAGTAG
- a CDS encoding beta-class carbonic anhydrase translates to MTTLKEQLSTHVAAYDLWAQRRRYGPDGHNNRSLWVLACMDERLPVDEALGIHVDTPAGGGDAHCFRNAGGIVTDDAIRSAMLTCNFFGTKEIVIVQHTQCGMLSANATDLEKMLRDKGIDTDNIAMDPTLPELKLEKGAFAKWIGMMDDVDESCMKTIAAFKNHPLIPKDVVISGWVWEVETRRLRAPTQDPEKRARTDVTSAQFGVKGKQPPRWS, encoded by the coding sequence ATGACCACTCTCAAAGAGCAACTGAGCACACACGTCGCCGCATATGACCTCTGGGCACAACGTCGCCGCTATGGACCGGATGGGCATAACAACCGAAGCTTGTGGGTACTTGCCTGTATGGACGAACGCCTGCCGGTAGATGAAGCGCTCGGCATTCACGTAGATACACCGGCCGGCGGTGGGGATGCACACTGCTTCCGTAATGCCGGAGGAATCGTCACCGACGATGCAATTCGCTCGGCGATGCTGACTTGCAATTTTTTTGGCACCAAGGAAATCGTCATCGTGCAGCATACACAATGCGGCATGTTGTCTGCGAATGCGACCGATCTGGAAAAGATGTTACGCGACAAGGGGATTGATACGGACAATATCGCGATGGACCCGACGCTGCCGGAACTGAAGCTGGAGAAAGGCGCGTTCGCCAAGTGGATCGGGATGATGGACGATGTGGACGAATCCTGCATGAAAACAATAGCGGCATTTAAAAATCATCCCCTTATTCCCAAGGATGTGGTCATCAGCGGCTGGGTCTGGGAGGTTGAGACGCGTCGGTTGAGGGCGCCGACCCAAGACCCTGAAAAACGGGCAAGGACCGATGTCACCTCAGCCCAGTTCGGCGTCAAAGGGAAGCAACCGCCTCGTTGGAGCTAA
- a CDS encoding helix-turn-helix transcriptional regulator, which produces MAEITRKLLRINTLAAKLDVSTSTIWYWLKNGNFPKPIKLGANSTVWLESDIEAWLQSRIENGVQ; this is translated from the coding sequence ATGGCTGAGATTACAAGAAAATTACTACGCATCAACACACTGGCTGCAAAACTGGACGTTTCTACCAGCACCATCTGGTACTGGCTAAAAAACGGGAATTTCCCCAAGCCTATCAAGCTTGGTGCAAACTCAACGGTATGGCTAGAAAGTGATATAGAGGCATGGCTTCAATCCCGTATTGAAAACGGGGTGCAATAA
- a CDS encoding DMT family transporter: MGGTAIGVVIGFPFLSTWAMKTIPAAHGAVVVGLLPLVTALFGAWLAGERSRPIFWVSTIVGSITIAFFALSSGGGSFQTGDFLLLGAVFSTGFGYAEGARLSRELGAWQTTSWALVISAPIWYSLRSKLCLITSTLTVGKAYAGLLTSAWSACFWPL, translated from the coding sequence TTGGGTGGAACTGCAATCGGTGTTGTCATTGGCTTTCCATTTCTGTCTACTTGGGCGATGAAGACCATACCTGCGGCTCACGGGGCAGTAGTCGTTGGCCTTTTGCCATTAGTTACTGCTCTATTTGGTGCATGGCTGGCTGGTGAACGCTCACGGCCAATTTTTTGGGTATCAACAATAGTGGGGAGCATAACCATTGCATTTTTTGCGCTGTCGTCGGGTGGAGGTTCTTTTCAAACTGGAGACTTTCTACTCTTAGGTGCAGTGTTTTCTACAGGATTTGGCTATGCCGAAGGAGCCCGTCTTTCAAGGGAGCTCGGCGCTTGGCAAACGACCAGTTGGGCGCTTGTTATTTCAGCCCCAATATGGTATTCCCTGCGTTCGAAACTATGCCTCATAACATCGACTCTGACGGTTGGCAAAGCCTATGCGGGTTTACTTACGTCAGCGTGGTCAGCATGTTTTTGGCCTTTGTAG
- a CDS encoding ImmA/IrrE family metallo-endopeptidase, with the protein MITTDPYAFATLVAEQIVKGLGIVTLPIDPKGIARGRGIDVVAKPMENEGVSGMLVRYDSEFAIAYATHHQNEGFENFSVAHELGHYFLPGHVDAVIAGDTGSHASRAGYSSGDKYEAEADRFAAGFLMPRHLFFPALEKAGSGLAAIENLAALCKTSLHATAIRYTQCTRDPVAIVISRGGIIDHCFMSEAIKNVDGINWLRKREGLPRNTTTSAFNKVPTNVLHGVRIEETSNLQHWFGGRRSIEISEDVVGLGRYGKTLTVLYDIDVPDPEDEEGEQSLMESWTPHFRR; encoded by the coding sequence ATGATCACAACCGATCCCTACGCCTTTGCTACGCTCGTTGCGGAACAAATTGTCAAGGGCCTAGGGATCGTTACGTTACCCATCGATCCGAAAGGGATAGCTCGCGGACGAGGAATCGATGTTGTCGCAAAGCCCATGGAAAACGAGGGCGTTTCGGGAATGTTGGTACGGTATGATAGCGAGTTCGCGATTGCCTACGCTACACACCATCAGAACGAAGGGTTTGAAAACTTCAGCGTTGCCCATGAGCTAGGGCACTACTTCCTGCCCGGACATGTCGACGCCGTTATTGCAGGTGACACCGGCTCACATGCGTCGCGCGCAGGGTACTCATCAGGCGACAAGTATGAAGCGGAGGCGGATCGTTTTGCCGCAGGCTTTCTAATGCCACGCCATCTGTTCTTCCCAGCGCTTGAGAAGGCTGGTAGTGGCCTTGCGGCTATCGAAAATCTTGCGGCGCTGTGTAAGACCTCGCTGCATGCTACGGCTATTCGGTATACGCAATGCACCCGCGATCCAGTTGCAATAGTCATCAGCCGTGGCGGGATTATCGACCACTGCTTTATGTCTGAGGCGATCAAAAACGTTGACGGCATTAACTGGCTTAGGAAAAGAGAAGGGCTGCCGCGCAATACGACCACATCCGCATTCAACAAGGTTCCAACCAACGTGTTGCACGGAGTCCGAATCGAGGAAACTTCCAACCTTCAGCATTGGTTCGGCGGACGGCGCAGCATTGAGATCAGCGAAGACGTTGTCGGGCTTGGCCGTTATGGCAAGACCCTTACTGTGCTGTATGACATCGACGTGCCAGACCCAGAGGACGAGGAAGGCGAGCAATCCCTCATGGAATCCTGGACTCCGCATTTCAGGCGCTAG
- a CDS encoding NIPSNAP family protein, whose product MITCYLRYVIDPFKLKEFETYGKMWIPLVEKFGGKHHGYFLPHEGPNNIALAMFSFPSLAAYETYRAAAVDDLECQAAMRYYQETQCFLSFERSFMRPVFE is encoded by the coding sequence ATGATTACTTGCTATCTTCGATACGTGATTGATCCTTTCAAGCTGAAGGAATTTGAAACCTATGGAAAAATGTGGATACCCTTGGTCGAGAAATTCGGCGGCAAACACCACGGGTACTTTTTACCTCATGAAGGCCCTAATAATATAGCGCTCGCCATGTTTTCGTTTCCATCCCTTGCTGCTTACGAAACTTACCGTGCAGCCGCAGTTGATGACCTGGAGTGTCAAGCAGCTATGCGCTACTACCAGGAAACTCAGTGTTTTCTGAGTTTTGAACGTTCGTTTATGCGCCCGGTTTTTGAGTAA
- a CDS encoding helix-turn-helix domain-containing protein — protein MNLSTPPSAVFPDRLRRAREYRGLNQAELAQKAGMQPSAISHFETGTRKPSFDNLRILADSLDVTTDYLLGRVEEFKALAGADRLHRHYESLDGSDRKMADELITMLAKRAEEKGKP, from the coding sequence ATGAATTTGTCAACACCCCCATCCGCTGTTTTTCCAGACCGATTGCGTAGAGCGCGTGAATATCGCGGACTGAATCAGGCAGAACTGGCCCAGAAAGCTGGTATGCAGCCTTCCGCCATTTCCCACTTTGAAACCGGTACCCGCAAACCTTCTTTCGATAATCTGCGCATCCTAGCTGATAGCCTCGATGTCACTACTGACTACCTTCTGGGCCGCGTTGAAGAGTTTAAGGCCCTCGCTGGCGCAGATCGCCTCCACCGCCATTACGAGTCGCTTGATGGGTCGGATCGGAAGATGGCCGACGAGCTCATAACCATGTTGGCCAAACGCGCCGAGGAGAAAGGCAAACCATGA
- the mobV gene encoding MobV family relaxase gives MAASQLLRIGKLKGSGRLLVAAKHNRRTIQAELGADSHIDATRSCLNYSLVGAETPALIASQAKDLMLNAEISKLRKDAVQGIEIIFSLPPAKHQEDTRQFFYDCMTWTCKHFGGVILSFDVHLDEAAPHAHALILPLENGRMIGSDMVGNRKHLRALQDSFYIHVASKHGLRKPNRKLLGFAKTDTEQAILNHLKNDSVMLSACWPLVRDLVHQDPFPFAELLGIKPARKRDNRTFTQIMISKGKGQTL, from the coding sequence ATGGCGGCAAGTCAGTTATTAAGAATTGGCAAGCTAAAGGGTAGCGGACGTTTGCTTGTCGCTGCTAAACACAACAGACGAACGATTCAGGCAGAGTTAGGAGCAGATAGCCACATTGATGCTACACGCTCATGCTTGAATTATTCGTTGGTTGGCGCTGAAACCCCTGCACTTATAGCAAGCCAAGCTAAAGACTTAATGCTCAATGCTGAAATAAGCAAGTTGCGAAAGGATGCTGTTCAAGGAATTGAAATAATCTTTTCGCTACCCCCTGCCAAGCATCAAGAAGATACACGTCAATTTTTCTATGATTGCATGACCTGGACTTGCAAACACTTTGGCGGCGTTATCTTGTCATTCGATGTTCACCTTGATGAAGCTGCACCACACGCACACGCATTGATTCTACCGCTAGAAAATGGCCGCATGATAGGCTCGGATATGGTTGGAAATAGAAAACACCTCAGAGCGTTACAAGATAGCTTCTATATCCACGTTGCTAGTAAGCATGGATTAAGAAAACCAAACCGAAAACTATTGGGTTTTGCCAAAACAGACACAGAGCAAGCTATCTTGAATCATCTAAAGAATGATTCTGTGATGCTTTCCGCTTGTTGGCCTCTTGTTCGTGATTTAGTTCATCAAGACCCTTTCCCATTTGCTGAACTTTTAGGTATCAAACCAGCAAGAAAAAGAGATAACCGAACGTTTACACAAATAATGATTAGCAAAGGTAAAGGACAAACCCTATAG
- a CDS encoding site-specific integrase, translated as MADFVRVEKGIYKRGEYSFQVKMMVNGHRVTETFDTILEARAFRDSKNVAKALDPDFKRVVASRIKKQEAASFTISKALDRYLREVTVLKKGAAEEKYKIGKLKRYDIAKIGFYSCSADDIAMFLSTLKDEGMSDNGRRKYALILSHLYNIALKRWRMAVSNPASSIELPSNGPSRDRRLESGEEVRFYAQLGKARNKFVLPITKLAVETAMRRGELLSLQWKDITYHDDGTGTAALYDTKNGENRVVPLSTKAVAVLKGLTRPIKGGQVFNVDKVQLRAALAAALKRARKEYALECEKIGRDSNPGFLRNLRFHDLRHEATSRLFERGVFDSMEVASITGHKTLQMLKRYTHLRAEDLARKMG; from the coding sequence ATGGCGGATTTCGTTCGTGTCGAGAAAGGGATATACAAGCGGGGTGAGTACAGCTTTCAGGTCAAAATGATGGTGAACGGTCATCGTGTGACTGAGACGTTCGATACCATTCTGGAAGCCCGTGCTTTTCGTGATTCAAAAAATGTTGCCAAAGCACTTGACCCGGATTTTAAGCGGGTCGTTGCTTCGCGAATCAAGAAGCAAGAGGCGGCAAGTTTTACCATATCAAAAGCACTTGATCGTTATCTGCGGGAAGTGACAGTATTAAAAAAGGGTGCGGCAGAAGAGAAGTATAAGATTGGCAAGCTGAAACGTTACGATATTGCCAAAATAGGGTTTTATAGCTGTTCTGCCGATGATATTGCAATGTTTCTATCTACCCTTAAAGATGAGGGGATGAGCGATAACGGCAGACGCAAGTACGCACTCATTCTCTCACACTTATATAACATAGCCTTAAAACGTTGGCGGATGGCTGTTAGTAACCCTGCTTCGTCAATTGAGCTACCCAGTAATGGCCCGTCGCGTGACCGTCGTCTTGAATCTGGGGAAGAGGTTCGGTTCTATGCACAGCTGGGGAAAGCGCGCAATAAATTCGTATTGCCAATTACAAAACTTGCAGTGGAAACTGCGATGCGGCGCGGCGAATTACTATCACTGCAATGGAAAGATATTACGTACCATGACGATGGGACCGGAACTGCAGCCCTCTATGACACCAAAAATGGTGAAAATCGCGTAGTTCCTCTGTCGACCAAAGCGGTGGCTGTCCTAAAGGGGTTGACTAGGCCAATCAAGGGTGGTCAGGTTTTTAACGTCGATAAAGTCCAATTGAGGGCTGCGCTTGCAGCAGCTTTAAAGCGGGCCAGAAAAGAGTACGCGCTCGAATGTGAAAAGATTGGTAGGGATTCAAATCCAGGTTTCTTGCGAAATCTCCGTTTCCACGATTTACGCCATGAAGCGACTAGTAGGTTGTTCGAACGTGGAGTATTCGATTCTATGGAGGTGGCCAGCATTACAGGGCACAAGACACTCCAGATGCTTAAGCGTTATACACATTTGCGGGCCGAAGACTTGGCAAGGAAGATGGGCTAA
- a CDS encoding aminotransferase-like domain-containing protein, with the protein MDQRTLRYEQLADELAGMIAERILRPGDRLPSVRCLARDKKLSVSTVVQALRQLEDRGQVEARPQSGFFVRLPSLNQNPQLVPQTRQHLARPVAVDISSRLMRVLALNNRKEMVPLGAALPAAELLPVANLQRLYGAVGKRFGALIDEASHSALNRTDLVRQFVRHSISWGQPIAADEIVVTNSCTESLSLCLRAVTRPGDTVAVESPSYYLMLQLLELLGLKAIEIPTHPRNGMSVDALEIATRERRIAACLLVSNFNNPLGSLVPDYEKKRLADLMAARQIPIIEDDIFGNLHFGTDRPWPVKSFDTAGNVMLCSSMSKTLSPSLRLGYVAAGRFHGAVLMQKTLTSGITNPVTQEVVARYLESTAYDRHLRGLRRAYEKQVMQMSEAVLRYFPAGTRLSQPQGGFVLWVELPAGIDSAVLLEHAVSAGIAFVPGDLFSASGNYRNCLRLNCGNPWSARFEEAVKCLGSLAANVATFGK; encoded by the coding sequence ATGGATCAGCGTACTTTGCGTTATGAACAATTAGCAGACGAACTTGCAGGCATGATTGCTGAACGCATTTTGCGTCCTGGCGATCGCCTGCCTTCAGTGCGTTGTTTGGCTCGTGATAAGAAGCTATCCGTCTCAACAGTGGTGCAGGCGTTGCGGCAGCTTGAAGATCGAGGTCAAGTGGAAGCGCGGCCACAGTCCGGGTTTTTCGTTCGCCTGCCATCTCTCAATCAGAACCCGCAGCTTGTACCGCAAACTCGTCAACATCTGGCGCGGCCGGTAGCCGTCGATATCAGCAGTCGTCTTATGCGCGTGCTTGCGTTGAATAATCGGAAGGAAATGGTTCCCCTCGGCGCCGCTCTTCCTGCTGCTGAATTGCTCCCGGTCGCGAACCTTCAACGCCTTTATGGCGCTGTCGGTAAACGATTCGGCGCACTCATCGATGAGGCCAGCCATTCGGCCTTAAATCGAACAGATCTGGTGCGCCAGTTCGTCCGGCATTCAATTTCCTGGGGTCAACCCATTGCAGCAGACGAGATCGTAGTGACCAATTCATGTACCGAATCCCTGTCACTCTGCTTGCGCGCCGTGACACGGCCAGGGGATACGGTGGCCGTGGAATCGCCATCGTACTATCTGATGCTGCAGTTACTGGAACTCCTGGGGCTCAAGGCCATAGAGATTCCAACCCACCCCCGTAACGGCATGTCGGTCGACGCGCTGGAGATTGCCACTCGTGAACGGCGGATCGCAGCGTGCCTGCTGGTAAGCAACTTTAACAATCCGCTGGGGAGCCTCGTCCCCGACTATGAGAAAAAACGACTTGCAGATCTAATGGCGGCGCGGCAGATACCGATAATTGAAGACGATATTTTTGGAAACCTGCATTTCGGTACGGATCGCCCATGGCCAGTTAAATCATTCGATACAGCCGGGAACGTGATGCTTTGCTCGTCGATGTCGAAAACCCTGAGCCCTTCGCTTCGATTGGGATATGTCGCAGCGGGTCGCTTTCATGGGGCGGTTCTGATGCAAAAAACACTGACCTCTGGTATCACCAATCCGGTGACACAGGAAGTCGTCGCCCGTTATCTGGAGTCGACGGCTTATGACCGGCACCTGCGCGGCTTGCGGCGGGCGTACGAAAAACAGGTCATGCAGATGTCCGAGGCGGTTCTGCGATATTTTCCGGCTGGTACCCGACTGTCGCAGCCTCAGGGTGGATTTGTTCTATGGGTCGAACTTCCTGCCGGGATCGATAGCGCAGTACTTTTGGAGCATGCCGTGAGTGCAGGCATCGCTTTTGTCCCCGGAGATCTTTTTTCTGCGAGCGGCAATTACCGTAATTGCTTACGTTTGAACTGTGGCAACCCATGGTCGGCGCGTTTCGAGGAAGCCGTTAAATGCTTGGGATCACTAGCGGCCAACGTTGCGACCTTCGGTAAGTAG